One genomic segment of Mytilus galloprovincialis chromosome 5, xbMytGall1.hap1.1, whole genome shotgun sequence includes these proteins:
- the LOC143075286 gene encoding cytochrome c oxidase subunit 6A2, mitochondrial-like — MASMLARKGLGLSTLARRLAVLPRIASQRCQSGAPVATPENVTAINTSSDFKKVKFTIEEPSVAELADLSMWYKICYIFTIPTILTLGYYALVVNPEEESRPEFIPYDHLRIRTRIFPYHDGKRNMMYNPEVNALQDGYESPSTHGSPY; from the exons ATGGCCTCTATGTTGGCGAGAAAGGGTTTAGGCCTATCAACTTTGGCTCGACGTTTAGCAGTTTTACCACGGATTGCTTCTCAAAGATGTCAGTCTGGTGCACCCGTAGCTACGCCAGAAAATGTGACGGCTATAAACACATCTAGCGATTTCaagaaagtaaaatttacaattgAAGAACCGAGTGTAGCAGAACTTG cTGATCTTAGCATGTGGTATAAGATATGCTATATTTTCACGATACCAACAATTCTAACTCTTGGATATTATGCTTTGGTGGTTAATCCAGAGGAGGAATCAAGACCAGAGTTTATACCCTATGACCATCTTAGAATTAGAACAAGG ATTTTCCCATATCATGATGGAAAGAGGAACATGATGTATAACCCTGAAGTGAATGCTTTACAAGATGGTTACGAGTCTCCATCAACTCATGGAAGCCCATATTAA
- the LOC143075287 gene encoding ribosomal protein S6 kinase-related protein-like — protein MGNSNQKNPLRKAQSVPESQFLQETNPDFVRSKTRASARLSRGKSHEQLENDSSTPNKPKWNNVPLVEALFLPDFPVRGDFKQQEFEVIDVIAKGAYGNVYLVRREDEKQNYAVKVMGKTQIIVENAIQQCKDEAAIQAMLGDHPFIVKLHEYWQSRKFLYIVLDYVPFGDMFTLWTFHGYFPQPLVKIYVCQLALVMDYLHNAGVIYRDLKMENILFDQEGNIQLTDFGLSKWLTKGEKTRTICGTLQYMAPEVLVSHPYGHTADWWSLGILMFVMLAGKYPAEGALDHMEMTKLVWECDYLLPNYCSDAAQEVVSKLLIKSPEKRMTDISALQNLVFYRDINFTAVIEKKISPKHSVPVDFFPMSGVSFSYAPNPDPSSTYLVNGKDPFAGFDTVWNLPPDAEEAVYV, from the exons ATGGGGAACAGCAATCAGAAGAATCCCTTAAGAAAGGCCCAATCGGTTCCAGAATCCCAG tttttacaAGAAACAAATCCTGATTTTGTAAGAAGTAAAACAAGAGCATCTGCTCGATTGAGTCGTGGAAAGTCACATGAACAATTAGAGAATGATTCCTCCACTCCAAACAAACCCAAGTGGAATAATGTTCCATTGGTTGAAGCCTTGTTCTTGCCAGATTTTCCAGTACGAGGAGATTTTAAACAGCAAGAGTTTGAG GTTATTGATGTTATAGCTAAGGGAGCCTATGGTAATGTGTATTTGGTTCGAAGGGAAGATGAAAAACAGAACTATGCAGTTAAA GTTATGGGAAAAACTCAGATTATTGTAGAGAATGCCATACAGCAGTGTAAAGATGAGGCAGCAATCCAG gCAATGCTTGGCGATCATCCATTCATTGTAAAGCTTCATGAATACTGGCAGTCTCGTAAATTTTTATATATAG TATTAGATTATGTACCATTTGGAGACATGTTTACATTGTGGACATTCCATGGATATTTCCCTCAACCTTTAGTCAAGATTTATGTTTGTCAATTAGCTTTAGTAATGG attaTTTACATAATGCAGGAGTTATTTATAGAGATCTGAAG aTGGAGAATATTCTGTTTGATCAAGAAG GCAATATACAGTTGACAGATTTTGGATTATCTAAATGGTTAACAAAAGGAGAGAAAACACGGACAATATGTGGTACTCTACAGTATATgg CTCCTGAAGTCCTCGTGTCCCATCCATATGGTCACACTGCAGACTGGTGGTCCCTTGGTATACTTATGTTTGTCATGTTAGCTGGCAAG TATCCAGCAGAGGGCGCTCTTGACCACATGGAGATGACTAAGTTAGTTTGGGAATGTGATTATTTACTCCCTAACTACTGTAGTGATGCAGCTCAGGAAGTTGTCAGTAAA TTATTAATTAAAAGTCCAGAAAAGAGGATGACAGATATATCTGCTTTACAAAACCTAGTATTTTATAGAGACATTAATTTTACTGCTGTCATTGAGAAAAAG atcTCACCAAAGCATTCAGTCCCGGTTGACTTTTTCCCTATGTCAGGTGTTAGCTTTAGCTATGCTCCAAATCCTGATCCTAGCTCGACATATTTAGTGAATGGTAAAGATCCGTTTGCAGGG ttTGATACTGTATGGAATCTACCTCCAGATGCAGAAGAAGCTGTGTATGTATGA